One bacterium DNA window includes the following coding sequences:
- a CDS encoding radical SAM protein, producing the protein MKSNSDILRSELSPFESYPKGWSQLMAWVYPNSYELGMSNIGYQWLLYILKSQGHLLVERFFASHRSSDKSLESNRSIKEFPIIAMSMPFEMDILNFLGFLYRNGIPLLASDRPDGPLIVGGGNAFTLNPFPFSDFFDIIIPGCGEEWAETFPEILRELPPGLVPKEKILDEIAEIPGVWIPLRDDGSVIQRSSCIRKNPAFTPILTSYGHFRNMFLIELQRGCPFRCSFCSSNWLERPFENYSIDSIVKIYTEHGQDAKRIGVVGNAVAEHPHLGEIIDYFSERGARVSPSSIRFDRLNEPISDKLASTGIRTLTFAPETASKELAKNISKWIDIEDIIQYANVASKKGFRELKLYWIIGLPKEQDDDVIELANAIKKIDSSPGISLSCSINTFIPKPHTKFQYEFMFSDSEIKRRIKLLKANIGSKTSAKIEFNYSRQSRISAILSIGGSEITPVLKRIAEGGGIKTSFAGYGIDINAAIFGDENAPWERII; encoded by the coding sequence ATGAAATCCAATAGCGATATACTTCGTTCAGAGCTCTCGCCTTTCGAGAGTTATCCGAAAGGCTGGAGTCAGCTTATGGCGTGGGTTTACCCCAATAGCTACGAGTTGGGTATGTCCAATATAGGTTATCAATGGCTTCTATACATTTTAAAAAGCCAAGGCCATCTTTTAGTGGAAAGGTTTTTCGCTTCGCACAGAAGTTCGGATAAATCACTGGAAAGCAACCGTTCAATAAAGGAATTCCCGATAATTGCCATGTCGATGCCTTTCGAGATGGACATTTTAAATTTTCTCGGATTTCTATACCGAAATGGGATTCCTCTTTTGGCTAGCGATAGACCGGATGGCCCTTTAATCGTTGGTGGAGGGAACGCTTTTACTCTTAACCCTTTTCCTTTCTCGGATTTCTTCGATATTATTATTCCGGGATGTGGTGAAGAATGGGCAGAGACTTTTCCAGAAATACTGCGGGAATTACCTCCTGGCCTGGTGCCTAAGGAAAAGATACTAGACGAAATAGCTGAAATTCCCGGTGTATGGATACCCTTGCGCGATGATGGCAGTGTTATCCAGCGTTCGTCTTGTATTCGTAAAAACCCCGCCTTCACTCCGATCTTAACTAGCTATGGTCATTTTAGGAATATGTTCTTGATCGAATTACAACGCGGATGTCCGTTCAGATGTTCTTTTTGTTCTTCTAATTGGTTGGAGAGGCCTTTCGAGAATTATTCCATAGACTCGATAGTTAAAATTTATACTGAACACGGACAGGATGCTAAGCGTATTGGTGTAGTGGGAAACGCGGTTGCAGAACATCCGCATTTAGGGGAAATAATTGATTATTTCTCTGAAAGAGGCGCTAGAGTTAGTCCATCGAGCATACGTTTTGACAGGTTGAATGAGCCGATCTCAGATAAGCTAGCCTCAACCGGTATTCGAACGCTTACTTTTGCGCCTGAGACAGCCAGCAAGGAACTAGCGAAGAACATTTCCAAGTGGATAGATATAGAAGATATTATCCAATACGCCAATGTAGCTTCAAAAAAGGGATTTCGCGAATTGAAACTATATTGGATAATTGGGCTTCCTAAAGAACAAGATGACGATGTTATCGAGCTTGCGAATGCGATAAAAAAAATAGATTCGAGCCCCGGTATCTCGCTCAGCTGTAGCATTAACACCTTCATCCCAAAGCCTCATACCAAATTTCAATATGAGTTCATGTTTTCCGATTCAGAGATTAAAAGGAGAATAAAACTTCTTAAGGCTAACATAGGTTCTAAGACCAGCGCGAAAATCGAGTTTAATTACTCGCGGCAAAGCAGGATATCTGCAATACTTTCCATCGGTGGAAGTGAAATCACTCCTGTGCTTAAAAGGATAGCGGAAGGTGGCGGCATTAAAACCTCATTTGCTGGATATGGGATAGATATAAATGCAGCTATTTTTGGGGATGAAAATGCCCCTTGGGAAAGAATAATCTAG
- a CDS encoding 1-deoxy-D-xylulose-5-phosphate synthase — protein MVNINSPNDIKELTSSGRDILVSELREFIIESVSQTGGHLAPSLGVIELTIALLSLYSPPFDKIVWDVGHQAYPFKILTGRRDRFDSLRQKGGISGFPKLTESEYDAFGVGHASTSIGAALGMATARDILKKEYKVVAIIGDGALSGGLAFEGLNNAGASARDMLVILNDNEMSISRNVGALSKYLTEIIVNQKYRKIKNGIWDLAEKVPMTQQLRYIGQKVEDSIKSLINVRPGMLFESLGFDYFGPIDGHDINATIKILHEMDEFPGPKLLHIMTRKGKGYRPAEDDACKFHGISAFDPATGEKELSNTKKETYTSVFESAMVEMAEKFDKLCAITAAMETGTGLAEFHRLFPKRFFDVGIAEGHAVLFGTGLALSGIPTVVAIYSSFLQRALDQLIHDAALQNIAITVAVDRAGIVGEDGPTHHGVFDLSFLRGIPNLIIAAPHSTEELRQMLFTAISHKNGPFILRYPRSVVYHGRSKKPLELIKIGTWDKLREGEDAAVFAVGSMVEPALKVAANFHSKGIEIEIINARFVQPIDEAILCEVAKRHKKIITIEENVVVGGFGEALAGSLFTCGWKGDLLRIGIPDKFIEHGSRDELIADLGLNAEGLFASISKFIGDSAS, from the coding sequence CTGGTTAATATCAATTCGCCCAACGATATTAAAGAACTAACCTCCTCGGGTAGAGATATTCTCGTAAGCGAGCTGAGGGAGTTCATAATCGAGTCGGTTTCACAAACTGGAGGCCATCTTGCGCCATCACTTGGTGTAATCGAGTTAACTATAGCCTTGCTTTCCCTTTATTCCCCGCCTTTTGACAAGATAGTATGGGATGTTGGCCATCAAGCATATCCCTTCAAGATACTCACGGGGAGAAGGGACAGATTTGATTCTTTGCGCCAAAAAGGCGGGATTTCGGGATTTCCTAAACTTACCGAAAGCGAATATGACGCCTTTGGGGTCGGTCACGCCTCGACGAGTATAGGTGCTGCACTCGGCATGGCTACTGCAAGGGATATCCTAAAGAAAGAATATAAAGTTGTTGCTATTATTGGTGATGGTGCGCTTTCTGGGGGGCTCGCTTTCGAGGGTTTGAACAATGCTGGCGCTAGCGCTAGGGATATGCTTGTTATTTTAAACGATAATGAGATGAGTATCTCGCGGAATGTCGGTGCGCTGAGCAAATACCTAACCGAAATTATCGTCAATCAAAAATATAGGAAGATCAAGAATGGCATTTGGGATCTTGCCGAAAAGGTTCCAATGACACAACAACTTAGATATATTGGCCAAAAAGTCGAGGATTCAATTAAATCATTGATAAATGTTCGACCGGGGATGCTTTTTGAAAGCCTGGGATTCGATTATTTTGGGCCGATAGATGGCCATGACATAAACGCAACAATAAAGATTCTTCATGAAATGGATGAGTTTCCCGGACCTAAACTTCTCCATATCATGACTCGTAAAGGTAAAGGATATCGCCCCGCCGAGGACGATGCCTGCAAATTCCATGGTATCAGTGCGTTCGACCCGGCAACCGGAGAGAAAGAACTTTCTAATACAAAAAAAGAAACATATACCAGTGTTTTCGAGTCGGCAATGGTAGAGATGGCTGAGAAATTTGATAAATTATGTGCAATAACTGCTGCAATGGAAACCGGTACGGGGCTCGCTGAATTTCATAGATTATTCCCAAAGCGCTTTTTTGATGTTGGTATCGCAGAGGGACATGCAGTCCTTTTTGGCACAGGTTTGGCGCTTAGCGGAATACCCACGGTGGTCGCGATATATTCGAGCTTTCTTCAGAGAGCTCTCGATCAGTTAATCCACGACGCGGCATTACAAAATATAGCAATAACCGTTGCGGTTGACAGAGCGGGAATAGTCGGGGAAGATGGCCCTACACATCATGGGGTTTTTGATCTCAGTTTTTTAAGGGGAATCCCCAATCTTATCATTGCCGCTCCCCATTCAACTGAGGAGCTTAGGCAAATGCTTTTCACAGCTATTTCTCATAAAAACGGGCCTTTTATATTGCGCTATCCAAGAAGCGTGGTTTATCATGGAAGATCGAAGAAACCACTCGAACTTATTAAAATTGGAACCTGGGATAAGCTCAGAGAAGGTGAGGATGCAGCGGTTTTTGCTGTTGGGAGCATGGTCGAACCAGCACTTAAAGTTGCTGCTAACTTTCATTCCAAGGGAATAGAAATCGAAATAATCAACGCTCGTTTTGTTCAGCCAATAGACGAAGCTATTTTATGCGAGGTAGCTAAACGACACAAAAAAATAATAACTATCGAGGAAAACGTCGTGGTAGGTGGTTTCGGCGAGGCTTTAGCTGGTAGTCTTTTCACGTGTGGCTGGAAAGGTGATCTACTTCGTATCGGTATTCCTGATAAGTTTATTGAACATGGTTCTCGCGACGAATTAATCGCCGACCTCGGATTAAATGCCGAGGGTCTTTTCGCTTCAATCTCAAAATTTATTGGCGATTCGGCTAGTTAG